TTTGATTTAAGTCAGACCGTTCTTTTTTTTCAATCAATAGGTATTGATTTGGTCGAATTAGAAGAAGGGAAACTTTATCCTCAGAGTTTACAGGCAAGTAGCGTGGTCAAAGCGTTATTATATAGAGCAACAGAGCTTGGGGTTGAGATTATTTATCATCAACGAATATTAGATATTGAGTACACTAATAAGTTTCGTGTGTATGGACAAGAGCAAACTTTTTATGGCGAATACCTCATCATAGCTACTGGAGGAAAAAGTTATTCCGCATCAGGTTCTACTGGAGATGGATATGCTTTGGCAAAATCTTTTGGTCATCAGATTATAGAACCCATGCCATCCATTGTCCAGCTAGTAACGAAAAGTATCTATAATAAGAGCCTAAAAGGACTTAAAGTACAAGCTAAAGCTCAACTTGTTTGTGATAAGACACAGACAGTTCTTCGTGAAGAAGTAGGAGAAGTTCTTTTTACAGAGTATGGATTGTCAGGTCCGACAATTTTGCAATTATCAACACTTGTTGCGCCTCTACTTAAAAAGGGGATGTCGTTGTCGGTTCATTTAGATTTTTTTCCGGAAAAAACACATGAAGAAATTGATGCATATTTGACTACACGTTTTACACAATTTCCAACTCGTAGCTTGGAGCAGGTGCTTAATGGATATATTAATCAGCGATTAATTATACCGCTTATAAAGTATCTGGAGTTAGATCACCTTAAACAGGCGGCAAATATAACCAAAAAAGAGCGGCATGCCCTAGCAAAAGGATTAAAGAATTTTTGGCAGACCATTGAAAGTACGTATATTTGGAATCAAGCCCAAGTTACGAAAGGTGGCGTTAGCTGCTATGAAGTTGACCCGCAAACGCTAGAATCTACAAAACAAAAAAAGCTTTACTTTATCGGTGAAGTTTTAGACATTGATGGAGATTGTGGTGGCTATAACCTACAATGGGCTATAAGTAGTGCTGCTGTTGTGAGCCAAGATATTTTACAAGGATAAAAGAAGGGAAAACCATGTTAATAAAAGTACCAAATATAGTCATAGAGATTCAACCAGAAAAAGGATATCTACATTCCGATAAGACGTTGATTCGAATGTTGTCAAAGAAACTGCGCATACAAGAGTCAAGAATTCGTGGTGTGTGTATTGACAAATTTTCGATTGATGCAAGAAAAAAACCACAGTTAAAAGGTGTGTATACACTGATTGCTGATGTTATGGATGTGCTTGATAGCCTTGCACTAAAAAAGGTAAATGCCACTAGTTATTCTAAGAAGACCTATGTTTTTCCGCAAAGAAAAGAAGCGCTTACACAACGACCTGTTATTATCGGTTCAGGACCAGCAGGGC
This sequence is a window from Vallitaleaceae bacterium 9-2. Protein-coding genes within it:
- a CDS encoding NAD(P)/FAD-dependent oxidoreductase; translated protein: MAKKKIIIIGGGMAGMTAAIIAAQNGAKVTLFERNDKIGKKLAVTGNGRCNISNQHISSQHYHSSTVNIFQNIYSQFDLSQTVLFFQSIGIDLVELEEGKLYPQSLQASSVVKALLYRATELGVEIIYHQRILDIEYTNKFRVYGQEQTFYGEYLIIATGGKSYSASGSTGDGYALAKSFGHQIIEPMPSIVQLVTKSIYNKSLKGLKVQAKAQLVCDKTQTVLREEVGEVLFTEYGLSGPTILQLSTLVAPLLKKGMSLSVHLDFFPEKTHEEIDAYLTTRFTQFPTRSLEQVLNGYINQRLIIPLIKYLELDHLKQAANITKKERHALAKGLKNFWQTIESTYIWNQAQVTKGGVSCYEVDPQTLESTKQKKLYFIGEVLDIDGDCGGYNLQWAISSAAVVSQDILQG